The region GGATGGCCAGGCCGCGGTCGAGGGTCTCCGCGAAGCGCTGCTCCTCGGCCAGGACCACCTTCTTGATGTAGGCCTCCCGCTCCAGCAGTTCCGGGTAGGCGTCGCCCATCATGTCGCGGACCGCGTCCACCGTGTGGTAGAGCATCGGCTCGGCAAAGCCGAGCATCTTGGCATGGCGGGCGGCCCGGCGCATGATGCGGCGCAGCACGTAGCCGCGCCCCTCGTTGCTCGGCAGGGCCCCATCACAGATCAGGAAGGTCGTCGCCCGCGAGTGGTCGGCGATGACCCGCATGGAGACGTCGTCCTTCTCGTTGGCCCCGTATTTTTTCCCCGACAGCCGCTCCACGTGCCTGATGATGCCCAAAAGCAGGTCGGTATCGTAGTTGGAGATGACCCCCTGCATGACCGCCGAGATCCGCTCCAGCCCCATGCCCGTATCCACCGACGGCTTGGGCAGCGGCGTCAGCACGCCGTCGCTCGACCGGTCGAACTGCATGAACACGTTGTTCCAGATCTCCATATAGCGGTCGCAGTCGCAGCCCACGGTACAATCAGGGCTGCCGCACCCCGCCTCGGGCCCCTGGTCGTAGAAGATCTCCGAGCAGGGACCGCAGGGACCGGTGTCCCCCATGGACCAGAAGTTGTCCTTCTCGCCGAAACGGAAGATCCGCTCCCGGGGGACCCCCTCCTGAAGATGCCAGATGTCGGCGGCCTCGTCGTCGTCGTTGTACACGGACACGTACAGGCGGTTCTTGTCCAGCCCCAGATCCCTGGTGAGAAATTCCCAGGCAAAGGCGATGGCCTCCTTCTTGAAGTAATCGCCGAAGGAAAAATTGCCCAGCATCTCGAAGAAGGTATGGTGGCGGGCCGTGCGCCCCACGTTTTCCAGGTCGTTGTGCTTGCCGCCGGCGCGCACGCATTTCTGCGAGCTGCACGCCCGGGTGTAGTCCCGTTTTTCCATCCCGAGGAAACAGTCCTTGAACTGGTTCATGCCGGCATTGGTAAACATGAGCGTCGGGTCGTTCTTGGGGATGATCCCCGAACTGGACACCACCGTATGCCCCCGGTCGGCAAAAAATTTCAGAAAACGCGCGCGAATCTCATTCCCTGTCATGGGTCTCCTCATATGCAACAGCAATGGTAATTTTGGTTTTCAGTCAATTACTTCAGCTTTCAAAATCTTCATGATCGCCCCGAGCCCGAAACCGCGGCGCTGCAGGAAGGCGACGACCCGGCGCCGCTCCCGGTCGTCGGCCGCGGGAAAGGAGAAGCCGGGGAACCTGCGTTCCATGACGGACCGCAGGTCGTCCTGCTCGTCGCGCTCCTGGCGCAGGCGTCCCAGCGCCTCCTCCACCAACTCGGCCGGCACCCCGTGGCGGCGCAGCTCCTGGCGCAGACGCGGGCCGAAAAAACGGCCGCCGTTCACCGCCGTCTCGGCGAAACGCTCGGCAAAACGGCGATCATTGAGCCACCCCTGGCTCTCCAGGCGGGCCACCGCCCCTTCAACCGTCCCTTCGTCGAATCCCCGCCGCGCCAGCTTCCCGCGCATCTTCGCCGTCGTGTAATCCCGTGCGGCAAGGAGCTTCAGCCCATCCTGAAAGGCCCGTTCCGGGGACGCCGGTTCAGAATTTTTCAATGTCGAGCTTCCGCGGCTCGCCGGCCTCGTCCTCCTGGGTCTCGAAGCTTTCCCAGGATGCGTCCGAGGTCGAGGAGATGCCGGACACCTTGAGGGCGAAATCGTCCGGGTTCGTGCTCTGGCGCAAGGCCTCGTCGTAGCTGATCAGGTTCGTGGTGTAGAGCTTCATCAGCGACTGGTCGAAGGTCTGCATGCCGTAGGTGACGAATCCCTGGGAGATGGCATCGTGGAGCTGCTTGGTCTTTTCCTTGTCGTCGATGTACTCCTTGACCCTGGCCGTACCGAGCATGACCTCCACGGCCGGGACGCGCCCCTTGCCGTCGGCCCGCGGCACCAGCCGTTGGGAGATGACCCCCTTGATGATGCCGGACAGCTGGATGCGCACCTGGCGCTGGTGGTACGGGGGGAACACGCCGATAATGCG is a window of Geobacter sp. FeAm09 DNA encoding:
- a CDS encoding regulatory protein RecX → MKNSEPASPERAFQDGLKLLAARDYTTAKMRGKLARRGFDEGTVEGAVARLESQGWLNDRRFAERFAETAVNGGRFFGPRLRQELRRHGVPAELVEEALGRLRQERDEQDDLRSVMERRFPGFSFPAADDRERRRVVAFLQRRGFGLGAIMKILKAEVID